GCCATTCCGGGGCGCCTCGATGCACCGGCTGTCGATGATCCGGTCGGCGATCCCGTTTGCCGAGTCTGCGCGCCGCTGCCCGCTCCCGCCTTACGTCAGCCGCGCGCAACGCAATGTCCGAATGCCGCCCGACGAAACGCGCGCCGCGACCCTCTCAGGCCGCGAAGTCGTCGATCAACCCCGCGATGTCGTCCCCTGTGAGGGGCTGCTGCATGGCGCTCAGCAGGCTCGCCGCAGCGGGCAGGGTGTTCTGCTCGTCGACGAGGGTCACGCTCACGTAGTCGTGGTCCGGGATCAGGACCATCGCGGCCCGATAGCCGGGCAGGCGTCCGTTGAGGTACAGCTGGCCCGAGGGGCCCAGTGCCCATCCGAGGCCGTATGTCATCGGGTCGTCGGGGCGGGTGCGCGGGCGGCGGATCTCCTCCAGGAGGGGGCGGTCCGTGGTCAGCAGGGCCTCGCCCACCGCCAGCAGCTCCGGCACCGACGACCACAGGCCGCCGCTGGGGCGCCGGGTGCGGGGGTAGGGAAGTGGCGGGAGTTCGGCCGTACCGTCCCAGCCGGGGACGGCGGTCGTCGGAGGGGTGGTGAAGCCCGTCTGGCTCAGGTGCCAGGGGGTGAGGGTGGACTCCCGCAGCGCGTTCTCGTACGTCGTACCGCTCAGGGTCGCGAGGATCGCGCCTGCCAGGAAGTAGTTGCCGTTGTAGTACGACCAACGCGTCCCGGGCGCCCGCTCGTTCCCGACGCGGACGACCAGCCGCGCCGCCTCCAGGTGCGCGTCGTCCCCCTCGCCCAGCGCCTTCACCGTCGCCGCGTCCACCGACTCGCGCAGGCCGGACACCTGGCCCAGCAGTTGGGCGACGGTGAGGCGCGTGTCCGCCCGCCAGTCCGGCGCGAGGGCGGGCAGCAGGTCGACGGCGGGGGTGTCCAGCGGTACGCCCTTGTCCCGCAGCGTGCGGACCAGGGCCGCGGAGGTGAAGACCTTCGTCAGCGACGCGATACGGAAGCACGACTCCGGCGCCACGTCCCCGGCTGTCCCGCGCGTCGCCGTCGTACGTATCCCCGCCCGCGACGCCCCCGCCACCACCGCCGGGACAGCACTCAGACCGGCCTGCTCGTTCATCAGCTCCTGAAGATCCACAGCGGCCATGCTAGTGACCGCACCGCAGCCCCCTCGTCCACAGACTTCGCCCAGGAACGCTTCAGGTAGGCCCCCGATCCTCCTCCGTATGCACGGAAACGGACACGGGCACGGACATGGACACCGCCCCCGCACCCCAGAAGCCGAACGCAGCCGCCGCTGGTTCATGAACAAGGCGCTGCTCGCCGGTGGCGTCGCCGCCGTGGCGACCATGACCGGCTGCTCATCGGGCTCCTCCGCCGACTCGGCAGCCGACTCCGCGAGCTCCTCCGCGGCCCCGAACGGCGCCCCCAGCGGTATGCCCTCCGGCGGACCGGGTGGCGGTGGGGGCGGCGGCATGGGCCCCGGCGCCTCCCAGGTCAAGTACGCGGACGTCGTGGGCGTCACCACCGACGGCAAGGTCGTCGACGACCTGTACACGATCCACTCCACCGACGTCTCCACGGACGGACTCGTCA
This DNA window, taken from Streptomyces sp. NBC_00663, encodes the following:
- a CDS encoding serine hydrolase domain-containing protein gives rise to the protein MAAVDLQELMNEQAGLSAVPAVVAGASRAGIRTTATRGTAGDVAPESCFRIASLTKVFTSAALVRTLRDKGVPLDTPAVDLLPALAPDWRADTRLTVAQLLGQVSGLRESVDAATVKALGEGDDAHLEAARLVVRVGNERAPGTRWSYYNGNYFLAGAILATLSGTTYENALRESTLTPWHLSQTGFTTPPTTAVPGWDGTAELPPLPYPRTRRPSGGLWSSVPELLAVGEALLTTDRPLLEEIRRPRTRPDDPMTYGLGWALGPSGQLYLNGRLPGYRAAMVLIPDHDYVSVTLVDEQNTLPAAASLLSAMQQPLTGDDIAGLIDDFAA